In a single window of the Tribolium castaneum strain GA2 chromosome 8, icTriCast1.1, whole genome shotgun sequence genome:
- the LOC655689 gene encoding fasciclin-1, which translates to MCAILTILLILSPNFVHCYQQWTTIYDKITQEEEFSGYKTMIRNDKASSLNLLYSGVTVFVPTNDAIRTYTGFFRDAVVLYHMGTQPYTLKQLRLNNTVQSAHGDNPPLWVSVTPDGYYINNAKILEKRSNYMAKCKRNENLNQVLHVIDRVLDPMTPMANPSAFDFLQHYDQWDLGPFKIFNFWTRVQYHDKSEWYQKPGGHTFFIPIDDKMDDYRLQSIDSYVIDGHVVPNMVLFTRPTTKNFIFESASNGDYIYIVLSMTSRNDRFYVKSFTVLGDSDHKRGEVFAEIIKSDIPVTNGVVHLISKPLAVFDRQLQFFPYLPVIHKVTMDPNLDFTYNLAKNRINKILKRERGMYTYFAPKNQAWGNYTGYSRSQLVDILARHLIVSEVRYTIPKLVALAKSGNGTTFLETLGGTLRLQIDHFDGYYHLKWGTKWVRVSRPDYRCSDGVVHVVDDVFATPKFAKPPQTPKSGFWRTLKDAFT; encoded by the exons ATGTGTGCAATCCTCACcattttgttgattctttcCCCGAATTTCGTCCATTGCTACCAACAATGGACGACCATCTACGATAAAATCACACAAGAGGAAGAGTTCTCCGGATACAAAACCATGATAAGAAACGATAAAGCATCGTCTTTGAATTTGTTATACAGCGGTGTCACTGTTTTCGTGCCAACGAACGACGCAATTCGAACCTATACTGGGTTTTTTCGCGATGCGGTCGTTCTGTACCATATGGGCACCCAGCCATACACTTTGAAACAACTACGGTTGAATAATACGGTACAAAGCGCCCATGGGGACAACCCACCCCTATGGGTGAGTGTCACCCCTGATGGGTACTACATCAACAACgccaaaattttggaaaaacgcTCCAACTACATGGCGAAATGCAAAAGAAACGAGAACTTGAATCAG GTACTACATGTGATTGATCGGGTACTCGATCCCATGACACCCATGGCCAACCCATCAGCCTTCGATTTTTTGCAACACTACGACCAGTGGGATTTAGGGccgttcaaaatttttaacttctgGACACGAGTGCAGTACCATGACAAGTCAGAGTGGTACCAGAAGCCAGGCGGTCACACGTTTTTCATCCCAATTGATGATAAAATGGACGATTACCGCCTCCAAAGCATCGATAGTTACGTAATTGACGGGCATGTGGTACCCAACATGGTACTTTTCACACGCCCAACAaccaaaaactttatttttgaaagtgCCTCAAATGGGGACTACATTTACATCGTACTGTCAATGACGTCACGAAACGACCGTTTCTACGTCAAAAGTTTCACAGTTCTGGGCGACAGTGACCATAAAAGAGGCGAAGTCTTTGCCGAAATAATCAAAAGTGATATTCCCGTAACCAACGGAGTTGTCCACCTAATTTCCAAACCTTTGGCTGTTTTCGACCGCCAACTCCAGTTCTTCCCCTACTTGCCAGTCATCCACAAAGTCACAATGGACCCGAACTTGGATTTCACGTACAATTTAGCCAAAAACAGGATTAACAAAATCCTGAAACGCGAACGGGGGATGTACACGTACTTCGCCCCCAAAAACCAGGCTTGGGGGAACTACACGGGGTACTCCCGCAGCCAACTTGTCGATATCCTTGCCCGACATTTAATCGTGTCTGAAGTACGCTACACAATCCCTAAACTGGTGGCTTTGGCTAAAAGTGGCAACGGAACTACGTTTCTGGAAACTTTGGGTGGTACCCTCAGACtacaaatcgaccattttgaTGGGTACTACCATCTCAAATGGGGCACAAAATGGGTCAGAGTCTCCCGGCCTGACTACAGGTGCAGCGATGGGGTTGTCCACGTTGTCGACGATGTTTTCGCCACCCCCAAGTTTGCAAAACCGCCCCAAACACCTAAAAGTGGGTTTTGGAGGACGTTGAAAGACGCGTTCACGTGA
- the plx gene encoding TBC1 domain family member 1 isoform X2 yields MITIPNYGYNPPVRISSHSDASYIEKKTVSELYKQMKDQNQAPTRSVSSAANLTSLCVDISPSSSNFFEVLYIGKIKVWQKKVPDTFIDDALEKFKTHEMEKIKAKMLGNIGRLRSEDNIRRGSNSSTSSVESYGHPHLQRSQSSMSGLTVKTVEDKDEDKEDDSKSVDMDDHNRTMVLQVDRTDLRLISPDRKVILLHKQHKDITTCIQGVQKMEHFGFVCREGKNGQTFVGYIFKCESSSIATDAVSAITQAFASSESRPRPAITSCDHCPMVWFHKLCTEIERMSDRKTQAAILRRLEELDLEEQNTILAKFKGAETDSVREQNEFLMMLLRAHCEMKQGRHVHDTAENRSEFLNQYLGGGGTIFMKAKRSLTNSFEMLKRKASKDDFGASLREMNRENSPHSPTIEVSDKDSEGMRSRSSTIGSQSDLHLMVQETKSSVSPDRSVTTPDRTPKSPMMDIFLKVGSSPKSVTSEDGSPKIDSGSWRQAIFKRVITPSKNDKPVEMKQRTKEELRELWKKSIYQAILLVRMEKENARLKAEQEESAVKRIKLEYDEMKPPQREVMEVWEMLTNKEARMKCDNQMLLQAIRQGVPRGKRGEVWQFLAEQYCMRTAPIDTSNFPNYNVPYEQLLKQLTSHQHAILIDLGRTFPNHSYFSSPLGPGQLALFNLLKAYSLLDSEMGYCQGMSFVAGVLLLHMEESQAFFLLRHLMFRRGLRLQYLPDMVGLQVKLYQLSRLLHDQLPDLYNHFDFYEVAPTLYAAPWLLTIFASQFPLGFVTRVFDLIFLESPDVIFRVAIALLTFHKDNLLACDSFEEIMNYLKNKLPTIDKPTLDKIMKQVYTTDISKQLNEYKVEYQVLQEEMTSVQPQVEALHKLESQNKTLTEQNKALMAQLELALSNVQRLEKTRTLQQAQLNKLEMHSRALDVTIATLGNFLNTLIEQKVEIEIPDDVRRILNQISYSEKRKSELKPQNNLMKMFQKSENDKALVKSLSTGKIMLPVTLDQNILRSNSLEKSPQKTSQFFSSSHNHILQQFNNNNKIDIKVQECDLNKSISLPLDSYHEKVSPCNSVDSGVGTPSSPKPGDHHPLSNCDVNFTFHGTRELKNIKSIRNMSRNSSPDIIGK; encoded by the exons ATGATAACGATACCAAACTACGGTTACAATCCACCTGTGCGTATTTCTTCGCATAGTGATGCCTCCTACATTGAAAAGAAAACC GTTTCAGAATTGTATAAACAAATGAAGGACCAAAATCAGGCACCGACACGTTCTGTGAGCAGTGCTGCCAATTTAACATCACTATGTGTGGACATATCGCCCAGTTCTAGCAATTTCTTCGAG GTTTTATacattgggaaaataaaagtttggcAAAAGAAAGTCCCTGATACGTTCATTGATGATGCTTTGGAGAAATTCAAAACACATgaaatggaaaaaatcaagGCGAAAATGTTGGGCAATATCGGACGATTGAGAAGTGAAGATAACATTCGAAGAGGATCGAATAGTTCGACTAGTTCGGTTGAAAGTTACGGGCATCCTCATTTGCAAAGATCGCAATCTTCCATGAGTGGACTTACAGTGAAGACTGTTGAAGATAAAGACGAAGATAAGGAAGATGATTCAAAGAGTGTCGATATGGACGACCATAACCGCACCATGGTCTTACAAGTCGATAGAACCGATTTAAGGCTCATAAGCCCAGATCGgaaagttattttattgcacaaGCAACATAAAGATATCACCACGTGCATCCAAGGAGTGCAGAAAATGGAACATTTCGGGTTTGTCTGTCGCGAAGGGAAGAACGGACAAACTTTCGTGGGCTATATCTTCAAATGCGAGTCGTCTTCCATTGCCACAGACGCAGTTTcag CCATAACCCAAGCCTTCGCCAGTTCGGAATCGCGCCCTCGCCCCGCTATCACATCCTGTGACCATTGCCCGATGGTCTGGTTCCATAAACTTTGCACAGAAATCGAACGAATGTCCGATCGGAAAACCCAAGCTGCGATTTTGCGCCGTCTTGAAGAACTCGACTTGGAAGAACAGAAcacaattttggcaaaattcaAAGGCGCAGAGACGGACTCAGTCCGCGAACAGAACGAATTCCTGATGATGTTACTCAGAGCCCATTGCGAAATGAAACAGGGCCGGCATGTGCACGACACTGCCGAAAATCGATCAGAATTTTTAAACCAATACTTGGGTGGCGGTGGAACGATTTTTATGAAAGCGAAACGTTCCCTTACAAATTCGTTCGAAATGTTGAAACGTAAAGCATCCAAGGATGACTTTGGGGCGAGTTTGCGTGAAATGAACAGGGAAAATTCGCCACATTCGCCCACGATTGAGGTCAGTGATAAGGATTCGGAAGGGATGAGGTCAAGGTCAAGTACCATTGGGTCGCAAAGCGATTTACACTTAATGGtacaagaaacaaaaagttcAGTTTCTCCAGATCGCAGTGTTACCACGCCTGACAGGACACCAAAATCGCCAATGATGGACAT atttttgaaagttggtagTAGCCCTAAATCGGTCACTTCTGAAGATGGGTCCCCGAAGATCGACTCGGGGTCTTGGCGTCAAGCCATTTTCAAAAGGGTGATTACTCCCAGCAAGAATGATAAACCCGTGGAGATGAAGCAGAGGACTAAGGAGGAGTTGAGGGAGTTGTGGAAGAAATCAATCTATCAGGCGATACTTCTGGTGAGGATGGAGAAGGAAAATGCACGACTGAAGGCAGAACAGGAGGAATCGGCCGTGAAGAGGATCAAATTGGAGTATGACGAGATGAAGCCTCCACAGAGGGAGGTGATGGAGGTCTGGGAGATGCTGACGAATAAAGAGGCAAGGATGAAGTGTGATAACCAGATGCTGTTGCAAGCTATTAGGCAAG GAGTCCCTCGCGGAAAACGCGGCGAAGTCTGGCAATTCCTCGCCGAGCAATACTGCATGCGTACAGCCCCCATCGACACCTCCAACTTCCCCAACTACAACGTCCCCTACGAGCAACTCCTCAAACAACTAACCTCGCACCAACACGCAATTTTAATCGACTTGGGCCGTACCTTCCCCAACCATTCGTACTTCAGTAGCCCCTTAGGACCTGGCCAACTGGCCCTCTTCAACCTACTCAAAGCCTACTCGTTACTCGACTCCGAAATGGGCTATTGCCAAGGCATGAGTTTCGTCGCTGGAGTTTTACTCCTTCAc ATGGAAGAGTCTCAAGCTTTCTTCCTGTTGCGACACTTGATGTTTCGAAGAGGGCTCAGGTTGCAATACTTGCCAGACATGGTGGGGTTACAGGTCAAGTTGTACCAACTGTCCAGGTTACTCCACGACCAACTGCCTGATCTCTACAACCATTTCGATTTCTACGAAGTGGCACCAACTTTGTATGCCGCTCCTTGGTTATTGACTATTTTCGCATCGCAGTTTCCTCTAGGTTTCGTCACACGGGTTTTTG acttaatatttttggagagCCCTGACGTCATTTTCCGAGTGGCTATAGCTTTGTTGACCTTCCACAAAGACAATCTCCTCGCTTGCGACAGTTTTGAAGAAATAATGAACTACTTGAAAAACAAACTACCAACAATAGATAAACCCACACTTGACAAAATCATGAAACAAGTCTACACAACTGACATAAGCAAGCAATTGAATGAGTACAAAGTGGAGTACCAGGTCCTACAAGAGGAAATGACCTCCGTCCAGCCCCAAGTCGAGGCTTTACACAAGCTAGAATCTCAAAACAAGACACTGACTGAACAGAACAAGGCCCTGATGGCCCAGTTAGAACTCGCTTTGAGCAACGTCCAGCGACTCGAAAAAACCCGCACTTTACAACAGGCCCAACTGAACAAACTCGAAATGCACAGTCGGGCCTTGGACGTCACCATTGCAACTTTGGGCAACTTCCTCAACACTTTAATCGAACAGAAAGTGGAAATAGAAATTCCAGACGACGTTCGAAGAATCCTCAACCAAATCTCTTACTCCGAAAAGCGGAAAAGCGAGCTCAAACCCCAGAACAACTTGATGAAAATGTTCCAAAAGTCCGAAAACGACAAAGCCCTAGTTAAGTCCCTCTCAACTGGCAAAATAATGCTTCCGGTCACTCTGGACCAAAACATTTTGCGTTCAAACAGCCTGGAGAAGTCCCCCCAGAAAACCTCCCAGTTCTTCTCGTCTTCACACAACcacattttgcaacaattcaacaacaacaacaaaatcgACATCAAGGTGCAGGAGTGCGACCTGAACAAGTCCATAAGCCTGCCTTTGGACTCCTACCACGAGAAGGTCTCCCCGTGCAACTCCGTCGACAGTGGCGTGGGAACCCCCTCGAGCCCCAAACCAGGCGACCACCACCCCTTGAGCAACTGTGATGTGAACTTCACCTTCCATGGGACGCGAGAATTGAAGAATATCAAGAGTATTAGGAACATGTCCCGGAACTCTAGTCCGGATATTATCGGCAAGTGA
- the plx gene encoding TBC1 domain family member 1 isoform X1, whose translation MKLIPVTYYGFTAMDRRFSSPMLPWIVSEIRKRDYCEKLSLGIEDGLLQAYNPDFELQFSHKIWQVTRFSQADQDPTTFLYLMRDDQDSLLYCYLFQAKKTSDVSELYKQMKDQNQAPTRSVSSAANLTSLCVDISPSSSNFFEVLYIGKIKVWQKKVPDTFIDDALEKFKTHEMEKIKAKMLGNIGRLRSEDNIRRGSNSSTSSVESYGHPHLQRSQSSMSGLTVKTVEDKDEDKEDDSKSVDMDDHNRTMVLQVDRTDLRLISPDRKVILLHKQHKDITTCIQGVQKMEHFGFVCREGKNGQTFVGYIFKCESSSIATDAVSAITQAFASSESRPRPAITSCDHCPMVWFHKLCTEIERMSDRKTQAAILRRLEELDLEEQNTILAKFKGAETDSVREQNEFLMMLLRAHCEMKQGRHVHDTAENRSEFLNQYLGGGGTIFMKAKRSLTNSFEMLKRKASKDDFGASLREMNRENSPHSPTIEVSDKDSEGMRSRSSTIGSQSDLHLMVQETKSSVSPDRSVTTPDRTPKSPMMDIFLKVGSSPKSVTSEDGSPKIDSGSWRQAIFKRVITPSKNDKPVEMKQRTKEELRELWKKSIYQAILLVRMEKENARLKAEQEESAVKRIKLEYDEMKPPQREVMEVWEMLTNKEARMKCDNQMLLQAIRQGVPRGKRGEVWQFLAEQYCMRTAPIDTSNFPNYNVPYEQLLKQLTSHQHAILIDLGRTFPNHSYFSSPLGPGQLALFNLLKAYSLLDSEMGYCQGMSFVAGVLLLHMEESQAFFLLRHLMFRRGLRLQYLPDMVGLQVKLYQLSRLLHDQLPDLYNHFDFYEVAPTLYAAPWLLTIFASQFPLGFVTRVFDLIFLESPDVIFRVAIALLTFHKDNLLACDSFEEIMNYLKNKLPTIDKPTLDKIMKQVYTTDISKQLNEYKVEYQVLQEEMTSVQPQVEALHKLESQNKTLTEQNKALMAQLELALSNVQRLEKTRTLQQAQLNKLEMHSRALDVTIATLGNFLNTLIEQKVEIEIPDDVRRILNQISYSEKRKSELKPQNNLMKMFQKSENDKALVKSLSTGKIMLPVTLDQNILRSNSLEKSPQKTSQFFSSSHNHILQQFNNNNKIDIKVQECDLNKSISLPLDSYHEKVSPCNSVDSGVGTPSSPKPGDHHPLSNCDVNFTFHGTRELKNIKSIRNMSRNSSPDIIGK comes from the exons GTTTCAGAATTGTATAAACAAATGAAGGACCAAAATCAGGCACCGACACGTTCTGTGAGCAGTGCTGCCAATTTAACATCACTATGTGTGGACATATCGCCCAGTTCTAGCAATTTCTTCGAG GTTTTATacattgggaaaataaaagtttggcAAAAGAAAGTCCCTGATACGTTCATTGATGATGCTTTGGAGAAATTCAAAACACATgaaatggaaaaaatcaagGCGAAAATGTTGGGCAATATCGGACGATTGAGAAGTGAAGATAACATTCGAAGAGGATCGAATAGTTCGACTAGTTCGGTTGAAAGTTACGGGCATCCTCATTTGCAAAGATCGCAATCTTCCATGAGTGGACTTACAGTGAAGACTGTTGAAGATAAAGACGAAGATAAGGAAGATGATTCAAAGAGTGTCGATATGGACGACCATAACCGCACCATGGTCTTACAAGTCGATAGAACCGATTTAAGGCTCATAAGCCCAGATCGgaaagttattttattgcacaaGCAACATAAAGATATCACCACGTGCATCCAAGGAGTGCAGAAAATGGAACATTTCGGGTTTGTCTGTCGCGAAGGGAAGAACGGACAAACTTTCGTGGGCTATATCTTCAAATGCGAGTCGTCTTCCATTGCCACAGACGCAGTTTcag CCATAACCCAAGCCTTCGCCAGTTCGGAATCGCGCCCTCGCCCCGCTATCACATCCTGTGACCATTGCCCGATGGTCTGGTTCCATAAACTTTGCACAGAAATCGAACGAATGTCCGATCGGAAAACCCAAGCTGCGATTTTGCGCCGTCTTGAAGAACTCGACTTGGAAGAACAGAAcacaattttggcaaaattcaAAGGCGCAGAGACGGACTCAGTCCGCGAACAGAACGAATTCCTGATGATGTTACTCAGAGCCCATTGCGAAATGAAACAGGGCCGGCATGTGCACGACACTGCCGAAAATCGATCAGAATTTTTAAACCAATACTTGGGTGGCGGTGGAACGATTTTTATGAAAGCGAAACGTTCCCTTACAAATTCGTTCGAAATGTTGAAACGTAAAGCATCCAAGGATGACTTTGGGGCGAGTTTGCGTGAAATGAACAGGGAAAATTCGCCACATTCGCCCACGATTGAGGTCAGTGATAAGGATTCGGAAGGGATGAGGTCAAGGTCAAGTACCATTGGGTCGCAAAGCGATTTACACTTAATGGtacaagaaacaaaaagttcAGTTTCTCCAGATCGCAGTGTTACCACGCCTGACAGGACACCAAAATCGCCAATGATGGACAT atttttgaaagttggtagTAGCCCTAAATCGGTCACTTCTGAAGATGGGTCCCCGAAGATCGACTCGGGGTCTTGGCGTCAAGCCATTTTCAAAAGGGTGATTACTCCCAGCAAGAATGATAAACCCGTGGAGATGAAGCAGAGGACTAAGGAGGAGTTGAGGGAGTTGTGGAAGAAATCAATCTATCAGGCGATACTTCTGGTGAGGATGGAGAAGGAAAATGCACGACTGAAGGCAGAACAGGAGGAATCGGCCGTGAAGAGGATCAAATTGGAGTATGACGAGATGAAGCCTCCACAGAGGGAGGTGATGGAGGTCTGGGAGATGCTGACGAATAAAGAGGCAAGGATGAAGTGTGATAACCAGATGCTGTTGCAAGCTATTAGGCAAG GAGTCCCTCGCGGAAAACGCGGCGAAGTCTGGCAATTCCTCGCCGAGCAATACTGCATGCGTACAGCCCCCATCGACACCTCCAACTTCCCCAACTACAACGTCCCCTACGAGCAACTCCTCAAACAACTAACCTCGCACCAACACGCAATTTTAATCGACTTGGGCCGTACCTTCCCCAACCATTCGTACTTCAGTAGCCCCTTAGGACCTGGCCAACTGGCCCTCTTCAACCTACTCAAAGCCTACTCGTTACTCGACTCCGAAATGGGCTATTGCCAAGGCATGAGTTTCGTCGCTGGAGTTTTACTCCTTCAc ATGGAAGAGTCTCAAGCTTTCTTCCTGTTGCGACACTTGATGTTTCGAAGAGGGCTCAGGTTGCAATACTTGCCAGACATGGTGGGGTTACAGGTCAAGTTGTACCAACTGTCCAGGTTACTCCACGACCAACTGCCTGATCTCTACAACCATTTCGATTTCTACGAAGTGGCACCAACTTTGTATGCCGCTCCTTGGTTATTGACTATTTTCGCATCGCAGTTTCCTCTAGGTTTCGTCACACGGGTTTTTG acttaatatttttggagagCCCTGACGTCATTTTCCGAGTGGCTATAGCTTTGTTGACCTTCCACAAAGACAATCTCCTCGCTTGCGACAGTTTTGAAGAAATAATGAACTACTTGAAAAACAAACTACCAACAATAGATAAACCCACACTTGACAAAATCATGAAACAAGTCTACACAACTGACATAAGCAAGCAATTGAATGAGTACAAAGTGGAGTACCAGGTCCTACAAGAGGAAATGACCTCCGTCCAGCCCCAAGTCGAGGCTTTACACAAGCTAGAATCTCAAAACAAGACACTGACTGAACAGAACAAGGCCCTGATGGCCCAGTTAGAACTCGCTTTGAGCAACGTCCAGCGACTCGAAAAAACCCGCACTTTACAACAGGCCCAACTGAACAAACTCGAAATGCACAGTCGGGCCTTGGACGTCACCATTGCAACTTTGGGCAACTTCCTCAACACTTTAATCGAACAGAAAGTGGAAATAGAAATTCCAGACGACGTTCGAAGAATCCTCAACCAAATCTCTTACTCCGAAAAGCGGAAAAGCGAGCTCAAACCCCAGAACAACTTGATGAAAATGTTCCAAAAGTCCGAAAACGACAAAGCCCTAGTTAAGTCCCTCTCAACTGGCAAAATAATGCTTCCGGTCACTCTGGACCAAAACATTTTGCGTTCAAACAGCCTGGAGAAGTCCCCCCAGAAAACCTCCCAGTTCTTCTCGTCTTCACACAACcacattttgcaacaattcaacaacaacaacaaaatcgACATCAAGGTGCAGGAGTGCGACCTGAACAAGTCCATAAGCCTGCCTTTGGACTCCTACCACGAGAAGGTCTCCCCGTGCAACTCCGTCGACAGTGGCGTGGGAACCCCCTCGAGCCCCAAACCAGGCGACCACCACCCCTTGAGCAACTGTGATGTGAACTTCACCTTCCATGGGACGCGAGAATTGAAGAATATCAAGAGTATTAGGAACATGTCCCGGAACTCTAGTCCGGATATTATCGGCAAGTGA